The genomic region AATAAAGTATATACCTAATCATTATGTAACATCCAGTATGAGTATCcactatattatattttataatcaaaCACATTCAACTGCAATATCAAACAAAGTAGAGGTACCAAAAAGCATTTTTTAGTATCAGAATATGAGCTACCACAAGTAAATAAATGCAAGATTACCTGAATCAAGGACTCCACACGACGCCGCATACGTGTATGCATAAATCCTTCTGAGCACTGTGACAAATATGCATAATGTAGATCAGTAAAAGAATCTAAGAGAAAGACAATTTCAGAAAACTAAAGTGAGGTGAAATTGTTGATTGTATTCAACCCAAAGAGAAACTGAGTGCAATACAGTTTATATAGCAGTTACATAACTGTAACTGTCAACTAACTTGAGTTAGTTAGTGACAGCTGTCCTAACTAGCTGCCGAACTAATGTCAACCAACTATAGTTAGACTAACAGCTTgactaaaagaaaagaaagagttgCACTGAGTAAGTATACTCCTATACCCCCCACAAGCTCATGAGGGGTTGGCAGAATGCTTTTCAACCACTCTGAGCTTGGACCTATAAGTAGTGAAATTAGCAGGAATAAGGGTCGTTGTTAGGAAGTCTGCTCTTTGATCAATAGCTGGAACACGAACAACTTGAAGATGCTTGGCAAAAACCTGCTCCCTGACAAAGAATAAATCAAGCACCATATGTTTGGTGCCAGAATGTATCGCATGGTTATGAGCAAGAGCAAAAGTGCTTATTATCACAAAAAATGATCGGAGTTGCATGAGGAATATGAAGCTCAGACAATACTGATTTGATCCATGTGACTTCTGCTGTAGCCAAGGCCAGACTATGATATTCAGCTTCTGTGTTGGACCTAGCAACCACAGATTGCTTTTTAGACGACCAACAGACTACTAGATTGGAGCCAAAGAAAACTGCTGCTCCTGAAGTGGATCTTCTGTCATCTGGATCAGAGGCCCAGTAGAGGAAGGGAGAAAGCTTAAACCAAAATTAATAGTCTGTCAAGTATCTTAGGATTCTCTTTACTGCTGCCCAATGTTGTTCAGTAGGATCAGACATAAATTGACAGACCTTGTTGACAGAAAAACTAATTTCAGGTTGAGTGATGGTTGCATACAGCAAAGCACCCACAACAGATCTGTACAGGGTGGGATCAGAAAAGGACTCATACACAGACTTGGTTAACTTGCAGCCACCAACCATGGGAGAGGAGATGGAATTAGCTTCATCCATCTTGGTTTTAGTCAACAGGTCTCTTACATAGTCTTACATCAATACCCAGAAAATAATCCAAATTTCCTAAATCCTTTAGAGAAAACTCAGAATTAAGTTTAGTAACCAAGGATTTAATGAAAGTAGGATTGTTGCCTGTGACAATTATGTCATCAACAACCAACATAGATAACAGTGCTGGAATCAGTGTAGAAGAATAAGGAAGGATCACATTTGCTTGACCTGAAATTGTATTGAAGGAGAGTAGTCTTAAGTTTGTCAAACCAAGCtctaggggcttgttttaagCCATAGATGGTTTTGTGCAGCTTGCACCCAAGTTGCTTGTTGCTGTTTTCAAAACCAGGAGGTTGAGACATGTAAATATTCTCTTCAAGGATGCCATTTAAAAACATGTAACTGTTGAAGACTTCACTTGTGAGTAATGGCAAGAGACAAAAGAATTCTGATAGTTACTGGTTTGATTATAGGAGAAAAAGTCTCATTGTAATCATAACCAAGTTTCTGATGAAGTTCTTTGCTACATGTTTGCTTTGTAATTGTTGATAGTGCCATCAGGATTCTCCTTCACCCTAAACACCCATTTGCAGCCAATTGGAACCCTAGATGAAGGTAGATCAGTAAGAGTCCATGTACCATTTTCATCAAAGCATCATACTCAGTCTTCATTGCTGCAAACCAAGTAGGATAGAGGAAAGAGCAGTTTTTGTGGACTTAGGCTCAGAATGAGCCAGAAGAGTAGGATGGAGTCTAGGCTTGACAACACCAGCTTTAGCTCTCGTGCACACAGAGTGCACATTATCAGGTATGACAAGAGCATTTTGAGAAGCAGTGACAACAGGTACAGAAGCAGTGGCAGGGGAAGATAAAGATACCTCAGCACTAGTGGCCTCAAGATTGGCTGATGCATCTGAAGGAACAGATGATGTTGTTGCTTTCAGGATTTCCTTGTGGCAAAGGAGAAGAACTAGATGTTAATAAGGCTGGTGTTGCTGCTGCAGGTGAATTGACAGATGCTGCAGCTGTTTGTGAAGCAGTAGCAGAAGGTGTTGAGGCAGCTAGAGTATGAAAAGGCTGATGAGACTGTAGCACAGTTAAAGTGTTGGGATGCTTAACACTGGTGGAAATAGTCTGATCTGATTCACCCATCAAGGAAGGAAATGGAAATCTGATTTCATTGAAAATCATATCTTTGGAGATGTATATTCTGCCATCTGCAGCAAGGCATGCCTTTGTGGGAAAGAGAGTAACCCAAAAATATACACTCTTGAGACCTTGGTTGCAGCTTGTGTTGATTATAAGGCCTGAGAAGAGGAAAACAGGCACACCCAAAGACTTTAAGGAATTCGTAATCTGGCAGCTTGCGAAACAATCTTTGATAAGGCACTTCATTTTGAATTGCTGAAGAAGGAAGTCTGTTTATCAGGTAAACACTAGAAATGACTGCATGATCCCAATAGTCAAGTATCATCGAGTCCTGAGACAACATAGTTAAAGCTGTTTCAACTATGTGACTGTGTTTCCTCTCTACAACACCATTCTGATGGTGTGTATGAGGAAAGACCAGTCTATGCATAATACAAAGATCTGTAAGATACTTAGAGAAAGGCCTACATTCACCTCCCCAATCAGACTGAACAGCTTTAATAGGTAGGTTAAATTGAGTTTTAACCATAGTTTGAAActgtttaaaaaatagttagtgTCTGATTTACTTTTTAAGAAGTACAGCCAAGTAAATCAGTTGTGAGCATCAACAAAGGTTACATAATATCTGTAACCAGTGCTGGACACAATGGGAGAAGGACCCCACAAATCAGAATAGATAAGTTCAACAGGAGGGGAATAGACACTAAGAGAAAGGGAGGAGGGAAGTCTATGGGATTTACCAATGAAACATTGTGAACAAAAGTCAGAACCTGTTTTATGGATAATAGGCAGATTACAAAGTTTGAATACAAGTTTCATAGTATCAATAGTAGGATGTCCTAATCTAGAATGCCAAGTGGCAAAAGAAATAGAACTATTATAAACTGTGTTGACAACAGAAGCATCATTAACTCTATTTACAGAATTGGGAACAGAATTTGAAGAAGATGCTCTGAAGACAGGTTCTGAAACATCAGATGCAATGGTATTGACAGTGAAACTGAGACTTGAGTTGCTGTCTAGATGACTGAAGCAGATTAAGGAATTGGTAAAGGCAATCAGCACCAACCAACCCTTGAAGAAGGACCTCTTTAGAGACCTAAGATTTGAGCAAGCAAAACTGAGAATGAAACTCAAAAAACAGAGTTATCTCTACAAAACTAACTGACACTGATCAAGTTTTGGTTATAGAAGGAACAAATAACAGATTATTAAGAACAGGAGGAATTTGAGAGTTAAAAGGAGATTTAAAGGAGGTTACACCTGAGGAATTGATGTTTAACCCCTGACCATTTTACCAATAATAATTTGATCTGGTCCTTCAAAGGGTGTGCTCAGTTGAATATTCTGAGAAACAATTGTGACATGGTGAgatgcacctgaatctggaTAACAATTTTGTGAAGAGGACTGAGCACTGGTTAGATGAGCTTGTGGTGGTCGATTGTTATATTGAGGTGGAGCATTCTGATATGGAGCTGATTAGGATATGAATTGGAAGATTGAGTGGGATATTGGTTTGAATGTTGATTAGTAGGATACTGGTTTGGATACTGATTTTGGTGTTGGTTAGAATATCACTGTTGATTGGGAATTTGGTTTGAGTTGGAGTACTGATTCTGATTTGGATAGGCCATTGGTCGAGTGGGGATATAGTTATCATCATGCCTCTAATAGCAATAGGAAGCCTCATGTCCATATTTATGACAGATTTGACACTCTGAATGTTAGAGAATCTACCACCACAACCCCCACGGCCATCACCATAGCCGCGAACACCACCACGGACACCGCAAGAGAAATTGCGGCTATCTCCACAGCCATTGTTGAGGAAACTATAACCTCTGTTGTAGTTATTGTAGGTCGAGTCAGTGTTCTGAGCAGCATTGTGTTGAGCTTGAGCAACATTGGCTTGCGGTTCTGGAGTAGTGTTGGAACACACCTGCTGCAAGGAATTGGGGATAAAATTAGGTTTAGAAGCTTCAGTGAGATTGATGGAAGCAATTGATTTCTTGCGAGACTTTTCAATGCAAGTCTCATGAGCGAGAAGAAGAGTTTCGACTTCATCAACCCTAAGAGGCTCAAACCTACAACTAATAAGTGTAACCAATGACTCAAATTCATCTGGTAGTCAGTCAAGAACGACATCAACTTGTTCATTAGCCAGAGCAAATGCTCCAATAGATGAAAGCGAATCGATCAAGGTCTGAACTCAAAGGAGATATTCAGAAATTGAAAGATTATCCAGCGAAATATTACgaagctgcttcttcttcataTGAATTATAGATTGAAAGTGTGAATGAAGTTTATCCCAAAGATGCCAGGAGGACTTACAACCGATGAGTCTAGGAAGAACTTTGCCAGAAGTCGTGGATTGAAGCCACGATAGCAAGAATTGATCCTGTTGTTCCCAAAGCAGAAACTCAGAAGAGACGTTTTTGGCATCGCGATCCGCCAGAGATGCATATCACGGTGGAATTTGTGGACTTGTGAGGAGATAGtgaaggtgatgtcctttgatCATAGGCTCAAACTGTTGACACCACAGCAAATAGTTGGAATTTGTGAGTTATTCCGAGAACGAGTGTGAGAAACCTTTCGTGGTTGTGGTGGAAGAAGCGGTGGCAACCGGCATAGCAGCGTCTGCATTCACTGGAATCGCATTCACCGGAGTCATGTGATTCACCGGAACTACATTGTTCACTGATAGTggcggaggaggaggaggattgTTAGAAGCAGAAGCCATGAAGAAAAAACTAAGGATTGAAACCTAACTCAGTGATACCATAAAAGAATCTAAGAGAGAATTTCAGAAAACTAAAGTAAGGTGAAATTGTTGATTGTATTCAACCCAAGAGAAACTGAGTACAATACATTTTATATAGCAGTTAGATTACTATAACTGACAACTAACTTGAGTTAGTGGCAGCTGTCTAACAGCTGTCCTAATTAACTGCCAAACAAATGTCAACCAACTATAGTTAGACTAACAGCATgactaaaagaaaagaaagagttaCACCGAGTAAGTATACTCCAATAATCAGGATCAAACATTATATTTGcaggtttattttaaaaataaatattattggaCAGCTAAGTATATAACAGTATTAGCATGAGCTTCTCTAGCTCGTCTCCAATTTCCATAATCCCCACATACACGTCCTTGAAAGTGTTCAAATCTATATTAACAAACTCCACATCACCATATACTCTCTCCCAACACTTTCCACCAGTGCccctcttgatttttttttaaaataaaatgacactttaaaaaagtaaaaaattatctgTAAaagtatttacaattttttttatgtaaaacaagaaaaaaatggttttatttTAGATCAAATAAAATCCTGTATTTCTAAATATTTCAGAGTAAAATATAGTATCTTTTACTTATCAATTCCAACCATTCTTCCTTACGCGTACTGAGGCAAACATGATAGTTTAAATCCCAAGGTAAATAATGCAAAATTATAATCCATGTAAAAGATGGTAATATCTTCTTCATGATGCCAAATCAAGCTCTGCATGAGCATTATCATGACCCAATACTGAATACATGAAAGTGATGTCATATTATGCAACTGAAAATATTGGTCCAAAGAAACCCACACACCTTAACATGATAGCTAACATAGGCATGAAAAGTTGACAGATTCCATACTGTACGATCCAGTTTCTGGCCTTCGACATGACGAGGGAAGATAACTGCAAAGTTTAACATATTACATTGGTGTGAtgctagcaaaaaaaaaaatatgtatatatacatacatacattgtGACACTTTTCCTGACACTAACCAAATGTCACAAATCCTGCATTCGCAGCGGGAACTTCTTTTAGTTCCAGTGGAGGAGTAAGAGACCATGAACAAGGAGGTGTATTATTAAGTCCAGCTGTACGCCTGGCTTCGACAAATTCCTAAATTATAATAAAGCTTGAAAATTGAAACATCAAACCACCCAAAAGAGTAgcaaaatgcaacaaaaatgATACTTTATCTCTCTCCCTATTCTCTTTCATCCCAATGACCCTTAGATATGTAATAACTAAAACCATACCTGCAGGAATGAAGTTGCGAGAACAATGTCTATTGAATCGTTGAATCTCATAGGATACACTACAGTCACCTTATCAGCCTGTCAAAAAACATGTTTCAACAACTAGATTTTaccaatttcaaattaaaagagttctttattttattattttatccttttcctttttcccaACTCAACTAACAGAAACTATTGTTGCAGATTTGAATACCACACAAAAAGCACTATATCAAGTTGATTAAGGAGGGTTATATGCTCACCAGTCAGAACCCTCCTAATTGCGTTATATGCTCAGTTGATTAAAGGAGATTTTCATGGCACAGCAACTCACATGGAATAAGATTAGGCCTTTCATTCTATTTAATGTAAAGTGTGTGCACTTTTCAGGGGGGTTTTCTTAAACATATTGAGGATTCGACATTTGTGTTAGCGGACCCCATTTAAAGAGGGGTCAATCTCTATTAGTTAGTTATTTGGAATATTtggatacaacaacaacaacaacaacaatgcctTGTCCCACTTGGtgaggtcggctacatggattgCACGACATCATTCGACATGGTTATAAACCAaagttttagaaatattatttaGCCTAGGGTCTCCCTTGATGATACAGAGAATTTAAAGAGGAAAATAGGAATTTAGAAACCAAAGTTCAATTACTTTgctccatttatttattttcttcgttatttgtgattttttaaacACTAACGAGATTCATTGTAAATTTTGAGTAGTTTTCATCATTTTTGAGAATTTATATGTATAAGTATGCATTATATAAACTATACAAAAATTCAGAATAGCAGTCATCCCACTATAGCGTTTTGGGGTCGACTGCAACATGCTGTTATCAGGGACTGAGAACATTGCTTTTAATAAACTGCCTCATTATCTTCCTTAGTATGTATTTTCTCTCTTCTAATAAAGTGCACTTATATTGTGTATATATAGCCTGACAAGAAAGTTTAGGAAACAACATTTATGCTTAAAGTAAGTTAATCCTGCATGTAGCATTGTTATGGCACTACTCCGTAATGTGTAGGAATAAAAAAGAGTGAATAAAACATTCCAAGCAGCGATAAATGCTAAAGTAACAGAAAGTTGCAACTATTATCACACctgaggaaaaagaaagaaagactcaTTAGGCCGATGAACAAGGGCAACAAGTGGATCCAGGTCTGGAGCAACAGTTCTGGCAGCAAGATGTTCTAAAATTACTCTCAATGGTGCACCAAGGACAACCTCCCTTATTGATGCAACTTTTACCAAAAAAGCATGTTTTTGCTCTGCACAATTTCAACATCAATTGTCAAAGAACATCAAAAACCAAATAATTGAATCgaaattcctttttatttttggcaTTTAATCAGAATTTTAATTCAAGGCAGAGTAGAAGATTACATATAGGGATTCAGAAGTATATTTGGaaagatttttataaaactaaaggataatttttgaaaaaaataaacatgttcTTTTACCCTAAAATGctaaaacatacaaagaaaaaaatccatCAAATGTATCAAAGCATAAGGCACACGAcaaacttaaaagttaaaactaatTTTCTATATTAATATAACAGGAAAATTTGCATAAGCTGAACAACTCCCTAAAGAGATGATTAACCAATTCTGAACAATCACCAAACTTTAcacacatccgagtaaaacagTTATGTAGCCTTGGAAACTAAACCATTAGCATTATTACCGTTACCCCAATTAAGTACCACGCAATCCAAACAAAAGACCCACCCTTAGAAGGagtaagtatttttttctaatataagAACTTCATTATGACCTATGTTATCAATAGCGCTCATCACGGTGGTGAAGCGGCACGGAAATGCAACATTGACATTGTTGTGTTGCATTTTGAAGTCATGCACGGAGTGGCTGCTATCTGGATCTAACCAGGGCAATCGTGCTCCCTGGAGCGGTTTCACCTCCGCAACCTTGAAGCTTGAAAAAAACCTGAAAATGCCCTCACTATTAATCCTTAGAGAgggtatttttggttttttagcattttttttctttttttttggttattagCTTCTGAAACAGGCTTTCTCCTGTGCACGCATGAAGCCCCTTACAGACCCTTCTGCTTCTGCCCTAGCCTCTTCCCACATGCCCATGTGGTCGCTTCTTCTCCAACAACCTTCATTTCCAGCGACCCGGAAACTCAAGTGACCAGCCCACTCCGGCAATCCCACCTGAGAttaggttttcttttctttttcagtttttgagcttatacatacatatatatatatattgaaagagTTACACTCTAACCACATGAaccaaattgacaaaaaaaatgtctcTTTGGTCCTGGGACCTAGGGCAAACCCAATGGCCAATACCCATCAAAAACgccaaaaaatgatttttcatgGAGAAACAACAATAGAACAGTGTCAAAAGATGTGGAGCCAATTCTGAGCCACACATGACATGCATATCTGGGAAAAATGCTTATTTACTTGGACAGCAACACTCATTAGTTCAAACGtgattgaatttaattaatataacataTGTGGTATActattataagatatttttaatttaatagtaatagtaTGGCACACATTCTTACTATGTGTAATGTGTTGTGGTTTTAGTTAACTGGTAAAGTACAAATGAAGTTTGTTCCTTAAGGTTTACAAATATGaagtttgttattttcaattaaaaataaaaataaattattaggaAAAACATTACAAAAGgatccttaaaataaaaaaagaatcaaattcaGAAACTCTCTACATTGAATTCAAAAAAGAGTAGAAATTCCAAGAAAAATACAAATCTGAAACACTCGTTGACTGTTCAAAATCGACTAGGAACAGCACACACATCACACATACACATAAATTTGTTGCTTGTGAAAGTCTTCGGGAGTTCGAGATTTCGGGAGTTCGCATGGTGCTCGTGCTAGTTCGTGGTGCCGTCGTCGACTTCGGGAGTTCGGGAGTTCGCGTGGAGCTCGCGCTGGTGCGTGCTGCGTGCTGCTCATCCCATTTTGATTCCAAAAACCGGGTTTAGGGTTGGGTCGGGTCAGCCCAAGACAGCCCAATCTGTcattttgggaaaaaaaattttaaaaaaaaacctttcttCTGCCATAACCGCCATTCTGCCACCACCGTTAAACCTATGGCAGCCGCCATTTGAAACCCGCAATACCACCGCTATTTGGtggcatttttttcaaaaattcgcCATTCCATACCGCCATGGCGCCGCCATAACTGCCATTTGACAACACTGCTATATGCTTATACGGTCTTAAATAGTCCCAAAGGGCATGGTTTGGCAGATTTAGCACAGTAGTTCAGCAATTTGGTATGACTTGGAATGAAGCTTACTGCTCAGTTTTCATCATCATTCAGCCATAGGGTGTATTATTTGACTGTGTACTTAGACGACAACGCCATTACAGGCAGTGATGATCACCAAGGTATTGCACAAGTAAAACATATTTGTCACCACTTTCATACAAAAGATCTTGGCAGTTGTCTAATACTTGAGGATAGAAGTGGCACAATCCACAAATGGTATTTTGATTTCCCAAATGAAGTCTGCGATGGACATCCTAGAGGAAACAGGATTGATGTGTGTTTGATACTCCTGTGTATCAAGTTTGGTGCGATATACACAGCTTGAATGGGAATgttgtaaatatataattatagtaaTATTGTTAGTAGGGCAGATTATATTCTTGCAATTATGTTAATTAGGATATATGTCtattcttataattatttgtaattatcCTTGTATTTATGATgcctaatataaatatatgctcTGCTGTGTTATTCAGAGTCAGACACAAATTCATTCACATGTTCTCTTATTCCTCtctcaacaaattaaaaattaactttttcaacaaaaaaaatcatttttgcatCATACTATATAATCCCTCGAGCAGTAACCTTAGCAATCCCCAGTGATATTCAAATCAAATCACAACagaatagtaataaaataaactgcAAATACTGATGGCCAAGAAACCACTATATAAATGAATAGATAAAGTTAAACTTCAATGGGGTGTGGTCATCAGGTAATCAAAGACCATTGTACAAAGGAGTTGAGGAAAAGGATCCATACATGAATGCACAATGATtaagtggtttttttttttttgacagaactTCGTTGTACCTTGATTTGCCGGAAGCTTTGacagatttatttttaatgtgagGTTAAAGCCATCCCTTGGAGGATCAagaatttgcacaagattaccATATGCAGCTTTGATTGCTTCGATGGCTCCAAAAGGAAGTCCACAGACAAAAATAGTTTCTGAAGAAGGAGTAGGCAACGATACTGATAGCAACAAAACATGAGGATTCTTCATTGACACCTACAATCATCATTGCTTGGTTAATATGCAACCTAAAAGTGTCAAAAACacacatattttattaaaatcatctAGGGAAAAATTTAACCAGCAATGTTATAGCATCAAAGGTATtcatcaaaatattttcttgaatCCTGATTATCTCCAAAAAAAGTCATTACCTGAATATGATATCGAACATCATCAAACTCAACCCAGTGGTGATCCAGTTCAACTCCTTTTTCGAGACTGAAACAGTGATCAACATTAAAATTGTGTGACAAATCATTAAAACTGAAGTTTAGGTTTCATAATCATTTGTTAACTACTACCTCTGgtcctatatataagaaacaaataccTAATtcatcaagataaaaaaaagtggttaaattggttaattttaattaataatgtcataaattttaattttattccaaaaCTACCCATAACATTAAATGATTTAAGTGGTGAATACTtttcaaaagataatttttcCAACCAATGAGTATACCTTGTTTTATTAATAGCCTAATAAGCACTTTCATGGGAAATGAGTGTAAATCATTAATAGACCTTGCAGTTAATTAAGGGTAAAAAAGAAATTTAGCAATTAATACAATTGAAAGTATTCctatgtttcttataattaagaccaagaaaattttctcttttgtttcttatataaagGACCAGAGGTAATATTAATTAGCATGAGGAAGGGAAACAATTGACCTAACTGCACGAAATGGAGTTCAAATGAGGTCTCTTTAGCTGGACGTATATATTATCAATGGTATAATGAGATGAAATCAAAGTCAACAACTACACACTTGGCATAAAAGTAACAATAGTAAGGATGTAGCTCCACCTAATTACTTAGAATTTTCTGAACTGGACTCCCCCTTGTGTCTCATGACTCCAAGGTTATGAATGGCAAATGGCAGAATATGGCAGAAGCAGGAAGACCAAAATTCTGCCATATAAACATGCCATTGCGGCCCATGGTGCTGCCATAGCACGAATTGCCTACGGCGGAGGGATCGAAAAACACTGCATTATAGCATTATTGCAGCAGGAGACATGAGGTTGGTTGGGTGGTTAAGAAAGAAGGGAAGGAGGGAAAGGTTGCGGGTTTGATCCCTCCTGCtaacaaaaaactaacaaactaacaattaacattgccaagaaaaaaaaatagca from Glycine soja cultivar W05 chromosome 16, ASM419377v2, whole genome shotgun sequence harbors:
- the LOC114391236 gene encoding actin-related protein 2/3 complex subunit 2A-like isoform X1; protein product: MILLQSHSRFLFQTLLNRAQNLEKGVELDHHWVEFDDVRYHIQVSMKNPHVLLLSVSLPTPSSETIFVCGLPFGAIEAIKAAYGNLVQILDPPRDGFNLTLKINLSKLPANQEQKHAFLVKVASIREVVLGAPLRVILEHLAARTVAPDLDPLVALVHRPNESFFLFPQADKVTVVYPMRFNDSIDIVLATSFLQEFVEARRTAGLNNTPPCSWSLTPPLELKEVPAANAGFVTFVIFPRHVEGQKLDRTVWNLSTFHAYVSYHVKCSEGFMHTRMRRRVESLIQALNRAKPDVENSKKTSYNRSFKRLSLKDSRTNSFS
- the LOC114391236 gene encoding actin-related protein 2/3 complex subunit 2A-like isoform X2 — protein: MKNPHVLLLSVSLPTPSSETIFVCGLPFGAIEAIKAAYGNLVQILDPPRDGFNLTLKINLSKLPANQEQKHAFLVKVASIREVVLGAPLRVILEHLAARTVAPDLDPLVALVHRPNESFFLFPQADKVTVVYPMRFNDSIDIVLATSFLQEFVEARRTAGLNNTPPCSWSLTPPLELKEVPAANAGFVTFVIFPRHVEGQKLDRTVWNLSTFHAYVSYHVKCSEGFMHTRMRRRVESLIQALNRAKPDVENSKKTSYNRSFKRLSLKDSRTNSFS